One segment of Sphingobacteriales bacterium DNA contains the following:
- a CDS encoding MFS transporter yields the protein MQSVVVGWQIYEITQDALWLGMIGLAEVIPFIAVSLFAGHFADIINRKKILYASVAALTLCQLLLLILSFFSSFLVASWGAPVYFIIVIVGLARAFLAPAQFGYLSQLIPREQYIHATSWNSNLWHFTSIAGPALGGLIFGFWGVRWAYGFSLAVALASCLILWQMPYLPDPESEAKRENVFDSIGKGLRFVFGTPMMLGALALDLFAVLFGGAVALLPIFAAEVLNVGAQGLGLLRAAPAAGALLMAVWLTRQPPLERSGHKLLWSVAGFGVCMIAFAFSKNFYISFFLLLLSGAFDNVSVVIRQAIMQLITPDHMRGRVSSVNSIFISSSNELGQFESGVAAKLLGLIPSVIFGGIMTLLSVAGIGVFNPKLRNLELKNHQQQSSSASK from the coding sequence ATGCAGAGTGTGGTGGTAGGTTGGCAAATTTATGAAATAACGCAAGATGCCCTTTGGTTGGGAATGATTGGTTTGGCAGAAGTAATTCCTTTTATTGCCGTGAGTTTATTTGCGGGGCATTTTGCCGACATCATCAACCGAAAAAAAATATTGTATGCCTCAGTAGCTGCACTTACTTTGTGTCAGCTGCTGCTATTGATTTTGAGTTTTTTTTCTTCATTTTTAGTTGCAAGCTGGGGCGCACCCGTTTATTTTATCATTGTTATTGTCGGTTTGGCGCGTGCATTTTTAGCACCGGCTCAATTTGGCTATTTGTCGCAGTTAATTCCGCGTGAGCAGTATATTCACGCCACTTCGTGGAATTCCAATTTGTGGCACTTCACATCTATTGCGGGTCCGGCGTTGGGTGGTTTGATATTCGGTTTTTGGGGTGTACGCTGGGCATACGGTTTTTCGTTGGCGGTAGCCTTAGCCTCTTGTTTGATTTTGTGGCAGATGCCCTATTTGCCCGACCCCGAGAGCGAAGCAAAACGCGAAAATGTATTCGACAGCATTGGCAAAGGCTTGCGGTTTGTGTTTGGAACACCTATGATGTTGGGAGCTTTGGCATTGGATTTATTTGCGGTGCTTTTCGGAGGAGCGGTGGCTTTGCTGCCCATTTTTGCGGCAGAAGTATTAAATGTGGGCGCACAGGGTTTGGGATTATTGCGGGCAGCACCGGCGGCGGGTGCATTGCTGATGGCGGTTTGGCTTACTCGACAGCCGCCTTTGGAGCGGTCGGGGCACAAACTGCTGTGGTCGGTGGCGGGTTTTGGCGTGTGTATGATAGCTTTCGCTTTTTCCAAAAATTTTTATATATCCTTCTTTTTACTCCTGTTAAGCGGCGCGTTCGACAATGTAAGTGTAGTGATACGTCAGGCAATTATGCAGTTGATTACACCCGATCACATGCGCGGCAGAGTATCTTCGGTCAATAGTATATTTATTAGCTCTTCAAATGAGTTGGGGCAATTTGAATCGGGTGTAGCTGCCAAATTGTTGGGATTGATACCTTCGGTGATATTTGGCGGAATAATGACCCTGTTGTCGGTGGCGGGCATCGGAGTTTTTAATCCGAAACTTCGGAATTTGGAATTAAAAAACCACCAACAACAGTCGTCATCTGCTTCAAAATAA
- a CDS encoding excinuclease ABC subunit C, whose amino-acid sequence MNNHQSPLAIYHQIQSALPDEPGVYRFLNHIGTVIYVGKAKSLKKRVASYFVSYPQQQQGKTRVMVSHIADIQFTVVESEQDALLLENTLIKQLQPRYNVLLKDDKTYPYICIKKEEFPRLILTRHFRRDGSEYLGPFPSMHQAAEILEFLKKSFPLRTCNLLLTPENIRKKKFRPCLEYHIGNCKAPCAALQSEADYLHIISQLRHILKGNVAGVLRELQQEMTKAATDLDFEKAQYLKEKANLLGNYQSKSTVVNPTLHNIDVFGVAADDKYFIVNYLRIANGSIIQTKALELVPQLEESPESLLLIAMQELRLQSNSHSEEILVPFEVEFPEKNTKVNVPKLGDKKKLLDLAVRNALYYKQQKWLKQGEKNYAQRSFDTLNQLKKDLRLTEIPLHIECFDNSNFQGSYPVASMVCFKEGKPAKSEYRHFNIKTVTGIDDFASMSEIVWRRYRRLLDEEKPLPQLVIIDGGKGQLQAAMQSIEQLELNGKFAIVGIAKRLEEIYVPKDSVPLYIDKKSPSLKLLQQIRNEAHRFAITFHRQQRSKGTLQSQLLEIPGIGEAKAEKLWQHFKSLKKIKAADAVALRAVVDAKSAQAVLAYFSATKT is encoded by the coding sequence ATGAACAATCACCAGTCGCCACTTGCCATTTATCATCAAATTCAGAGCGCACTGCCCGACGAACCCGGTGTGTATCGCTTTTTGAACCACATAGGCACAGTTATTTATGTAGGAAAAGCCAAAAGTCTGAAAAAAAGAGTGGCTTCTTATTTTGTGTCGTACCCCCAACAACAGCAAGGCAAAACCCGCGTGATGGTGAGCCATATTGCCGACATTCAGTTTACGGTAGTAGAAAGCGAACAAGATGCTTTGCTGTTAGAAAATACCCTCATCAAACAATTGCAGCCGCGCTACAATGTATTGCTCAAAGACGACAAAACCTATCCGTATATCTGTATCAAAAAAGAAGAATTTCCGCGTCTTATCCTCACACGCCATTTCCGCCGCGATGGTTCGGAGTATTTAGGTCCTTTTCCTTCTATGCACCAAGCCGCCGAAATTTTGGAGTTTTTAAAAAAATCATTCCCGCTCCGCACTTGCAATCTGCTCCTTACCCCCGAAAATATCCGCAAAAAAAAATTCCGCCCCTGTTTGGAGTATCATATCGGCAATTGCAAAGCCCCTTGCGCCGCCTTGCAGTCGGAGGCAGATTATTTGCACATTATTTCGCAGTTGAGGCATATTTTAAAAGGCAATGTAGCGGGCGTATTGCGCGAGTTGCAGCAGGAAATGACAAAAGCCGCCACCGATTTAGATTTTGAAAAAGCACAATATTTAAAAGAAAAAGCCAACTTGCTCGGCAATTATCAAAGCAAATCGACGGTGGTAAATCCTACTTTGCACAATATTGATGTATTTGGAGTGGCTGCTGATGATAAATACTTTATTGTTAATTATTTGCGCATTGCCAACGGCTCTATTATTCAAACCAAAGCCCTTGAATTAGTGCCGCAGTTGGAAGAAAGCCCCGAAAGCCTTTTGCTCATCGCCATGCAGGAATTGCGCCTCCAAAGCAACAGCCACTCCGAAGAAATTTTAGTTCCTTTTGAAGTAGAATTTCCCGAAAAAAACACCAAAGTAAATGTTCCGAAACTCGGCGATAAAAAGAAATTACTGGATTTGGCGGTGCGCAATGCCCTCTATTACAAACAACAAAAATGGCTCAAACAAGGCGAAAAAAACTATGCACAGCGCAGTTTTGATACCCTGAACCAACTCAAAAAAGACCTCCGCCTCACCGAAATACCCTTGCACATTGAATGTTTTGACAATTCTAATTTTCAGGGTAGCTATCCGGTGGCTTCTATGGTGTGTTTCAAAGAAGGAAAACCCGCTAAAAGTGAATACCGTCATTTTAATATCAAAACCGTGACAGGCATTGATGATTTTGCTTCTATGAGCGAAATTGTATGGCGCAGATACCGCCGCCTGCTCGACGAAGAAAAACCACTGCCCCAACTTGTTATTATTGATGGAGGCAAAGGGCAACTCCAAGCCGCTATGCAAAGCATTGAACAATTGGAACTGAACGGAAAATTCGCCATCGTGGGCATTGCCAAAAGATTGGAGGAAATTTATGTGCCCAAAGATAGCGTGCCTTTGTATATTGATAAAAAATCGCCCTCGCTCAAGTTGCTGCAACAAATACGCAACGAGGCACACCGCTTTGCCATCACTTTCCACAGGCAGCAGCGCAGCAAAGGCACGCTACAATCGCAGTTGTTGGAAATTCCGGGTATCGGCGAAGCCAAAGCCGAAAAACTGTGGCAACATTTTAAATCGCTCAAAAAAATAAAAGCCGCCGATGCCGTCGCCCTCCGTGCCGTAGTAGATGCCAAAAGTGCGCAAGCTGTATTGGCATATTTTTCTGCCACAAAAACATAA
- a CDS encoding polyphosphate kinase, protein MGLLSKISTKPDSNIKAQKETLEEQAEELKDELSELQNKMFAQQQRALLVILQGMDASGKDGVVRKAFGKVNPAGCVVQSFKRPTDIEMAHDFLWRVHQVVPAKGYIGIFNRSHYEDVLVQRVHKWVDMDTVRRRFEHINHFEQLLEDNGTKVLKFYMHISKDEQLKRLQERLDKPEKRWKHNEGDWKEREFWSDYMEAYEDVFEHCSPALPWYIVPSDDNWYKEFTVLKTVVETLRTMDLAYPQG, encoded by the coding sequence ATGGGACTTTTAAGCAAAATTTCTACCAAACCCGACAGCAATATTAAGGCACAAAAAGAAACGCTGGAAGAGCAGGCTGAGGAGCTGAAAGATGAATTGTCGGAGTTGCAAAATAAAATGTTTGCCCAGCAGCAACGCGCTTTGTTGGTGATACTGCAAGGTATGGATGCCAGTGGCAAAGATGGTGTAGTGCGCAAAGCATTTGGCAAAGTAAATCCGGCGGGTTGTGTGGTACAGTCTTTCAAACGCCCCACAGATATTGAAATGGCACACGATTTTTTGTGGCGTGTGCATCAGGTTGTTCCGGCGAAAGGGTATATCGGTATTTTTAATCGCTCCCACTACGAAGATGTATTGGTGCAGCGTGTGCATAAATGGGTAGATATGGATACGGTGCGCCGCCGTTTTGAGCACATCAACCATTTTGAGCAACTGCTTGAGGACAACGGAACGAAGGTGCTGAAGTTTTATATGCACATATCCAAAGACGAACAACTCAAACGCTTGCAGGAACGTCTCGACAAACCCGAAAAACGCTGGAAGCACAATGAAGGCGACTGGAAAGAGCGCGAATTTTGGAGCGATTATATGGAGGCGTATGAAGATGTTTTTGAACATTGCAGCCCCGCACTGCCCTGGTATATCGTGCCTTCCGATGACAACTGGTACAAAGAATTTACGGTACTGAAAACAGTAG
- a CDS encoding insulinase family protein yields MLQRHLAPALQPFPPLRFPSYSHFYLDNGIEVYGIPATTFPLFSIELVFAAARRHESAPQVASFCNSLLDDGTVRYSAFDISEAVEQWGCQLSTTDGYDYSSITLNGLSQHFERVLPLLQHLVCEAVFPETELVLLQNKELQSLQIRKSDSDYIASQWLQSMVLGGSTPYGYLTRATDIKALHREQLLHFYQTHYTPARCTIFVAGAVPAYWQQLLNQTFGSDNWGKPDQPVFDEKAYPTYTKYRPQQKQKHLSASPQCSIVWGMPTIRQQHPDSNALFFANTILGGFFGSRLMTRLREQKGYTYGIYTQISYFLNAAYWSLSAETGNAVTPKALKEINVVIQRFLDKPPPKKEIEMVRNYILGNSLHWIDGVFNSLNTLRNNVLNGFEPTNELANFEYDIQTISAKRIQEVAQLYLQPQNMSQVVVGGVKDITNI; encoded by the coding sequence ATGCTACAACGACATCTTGCCCCCGCTTTGCAGCCTTTTCCGCCTTTGCGTTTTCCGTCTTACTCACATTTTTATTTAGACAACGGCATTGAGGTATATGGTATTCCCGCCACTACTTTTCCTTTGTTCAGTATAGAGTTGGTATTTGCGGCGGCGCGGCGGCACGAGTCGGCACCACAGGTGGCTTCTTTTTGCAACAGCCTCCTTGATGACGGCACTGTGCGCTATTCCGCATTTGACATCAGCGAAGCGGTAGAACAATGGGGCTGCCAACTCAGCACCACCGATGGCTACGATTACAGCAGCATTACACTCAACGGATTATCGCAGCATTTTGAGCGCGTATTGCCTCTGTTGCAGCACCTCGTGTGCGAAGCTGTTTTTCCGGAAACGGAGTTGGTGCTGCTCCAAAATAAAGAATTGCAATCGCTGCAAATACGCAAAAGCGACAGTGATTATATTGCTTCTCAATGGCTGCAATCTATGGTATTGGGCGGCAGCACACCCTATGGCTATCTCACCCGCGCCACCGACATCAAAGCCCTGCACCGTGAGCAGCTTCTTCATTTTTACCAAACACACTACACGCCGGCGCGTTGCACTATTTTTGTTGCCGGAGCTGTGCCTGCATACTGGCAGCAACTCCTCAATCAAACTTTCGGCAGCGACAACTGGGGCAAACCCGACCAGCCCGTCTTTGACGAAAAAGCCTACCCGACATACACAAAATATCGCCCGCAGCAAAAACAAAAACACCTTTCCGCCTCGCCGCAATGCTCCATAGTATGGGGTATGCCCACTATTCGCCAGCAGCACCCCGACAGTAATGCACTGTTTTTTGCCAATACCATTTTGGGCGGCTTTTTCGGCTCGCGCCTGATGACGCGCCTACGCGAACAAAAAGGATATACCTACGGAATTTATACGCAAATATCTTATTTCCTGAATGCCGCCTATTGGTCTTTATCGGCAGAAACCGGCAATGCAGTTACGCCGAAAGCCTTAAAAGAAATAAATGTAGTGATACAACGTTTTTTAGATAAACCGCCTCCAAAGAAAGAAATAGAAATGGTGCGCAATTATATTTTAGGCAATAGCTTGCACTGGATAGACGGCGTATTCAACAGCCTGAATACTTTGCGCAACAATGTATTGAACGGCTTTGAACCTACGAATGAGTTGGCGAATTTTGAGTACGATATACAAACCATCAGTGCAAAGCGCATACAAGAGGTGGCGCAACTTTATTTACAGCCTCAAAATATGTCGCAAGTAGTAGTAGGTGGTGTAAAAGATATAACAAATATATGA
- a CDS encoding DNA adenine methylase, producing MNYIGSKKKLSTFIASTIEQVAGDTQMLTYAELFAGTGIVARTLKSRFKKLIVNDVEYYSYVLNQNYIANTEPLEAAVFFRQLNELEGEAGFIFRHYCKGGNGERQYFSDENGKKTDAIRRRIEEWRRAGSISETLYFHLLCALLEQVDLLANTASVYGAYLKHLKKSAQKPLHVRAAPFEITAPQRNEVKQSDANVLINEIEGDVLYLDPPYNSRQYGANYHLLNTIAQYEPFEPTGKTGLRPNYYRSAYCKRNEAATALEYLLQQARFRYIFLSYNNEGILSLEQVRQLLQKYGKYDLLQQPYQRFKADTDHQRRHKATATIEYLHILEKT from the coding sequence ATGAATTATATCGGCTCTAAAAAAAAGCTCTCTACTTTTATTGCCTCCACCATTGAACAAGTGGCGGGCGATACGCAAATGCTCACCTACGCCGAGTTGTTTGCAGGCACGGGTATCGTGGCACGCACCCTCAAAAGCCGTTTTAAAAAACTGATAGTAAATGATGTAGAATATTACAGCTATGTATTGAATCAAAACTATATCGCCAATACCGAGCCTCTGGAAGCTGCCGTTTTTTTTCGGCAACTCAATGAATTGGAGGGCGAAGCGGGTTTTATTTTCAGGCATTATTGCAAAGGCGGCAACGGCGAACGCCAATATTTCAGCGATGAAAACGGAAAAAAAACAGATGCCATACGCCGCCGTATAGAGGAGTGGCGCAGGGCGGGCAGCATCAGCGAAACACTGTATTTTCATTTGTTGTGCGCCCTGTTGGAGCAGGTAGATTTGCTCGCCAATACCGCTTCGGTGTATGGTGCTTATTTGAAACATTTGAAAAAAAGTGCTCAAAAACCTTTGCATGTGCGTGCCGCTCCCTTTGAAATTACAGCACCGCAGCGCAATGAAGTAAAGCAAAGCGATGCCAATGTCCTTATCAATGAGATAGAAGGCGATGTGCTGTATTTAGACCCTCCCTACAACAGCCGCCAATATGGAGCCAATTATCATTTGCTCAATACCATTGCTCAGTATGAACCTTTTGAGCCGACCGGAAAAACCGGTTTGCGTCCCAATTATTACCGCTCGGCATATTGCAAACGCAACGAAGCCGCCACCGCCTTGGAATATTTGTTGCAACAGGCGCGTTTCCGCTATATTTTTTTAAGCTACAACAACGAAGGCATCTTATCTTTGGAGCAAGTGCGCCAACTGCTCCAAAAATACGGAAAATACGATTTGCTGCAACAGCCCTATCAGCGATTTAAAGCCGATACCGACCACCAACGCCGCCACAAAGCCACTGCCACCATTGAGTATTTACATATTTTAGAAAAGACATAA
- a CDS encoding leucyl aminopeptidase: MQFTIGNKYNGDCVIIPLSQQSLSQHLNDLATRYSSVGAHLQKDFSGAAGEVLLLYYPLKNKTLRIVLLGIGKNEDTPSLLKAFQGLSFKYKHYFGEENVIDCTYLNIPKNDLSAHLEALICGLVLGTYRIGLYKTAALPESLWNSDTAVFSLILPKRSNIKPETLENAYTLARILSKVYDYVNTPSNYKTPETLAKWAEEAAKRQNFKVKVYDKKEAKKVGFHALLAVGRGSENDPCMIVLDYKPKGIDKETLTTIAVVGKGITFDTGGISIKPSANMHYMRSDMAGAAAVLGIVEACAALKLPLHIVGVVAAAENMVGDKAYRPGDVIDSYSGKTIEVLDTDAEGRLVLADALAFACREEKPAVVIDMATLTGSCVRALGTNAAGLFTNNDTLAQQLLQAGERSGERLWRLPLWDAYAEELQSDIADVKISVSNLWQMLS, from the coding sequence ATGCAGTTTACCATCGGCAACAAATATAACGGCGATTGTGTCATTATTCCTTTATCGCAGCAGTCTTTATCTCAGCATCTCAACGACCTCGCAACACGCTACAGTAGTGTGGGGGCGCATCTGCAAAAAGATTTTTCGGGCGCAGCCGGAGAAGTTTTGCTGTTGTATTATCCGCTAAAAAACAAAACTTTGCGTATTGTATTATTGGGTATCGGAAAAAATGAAGATACGCCGTCTTTGCTGAAAGCATTTCAGGGTTTGTCGTTTAAATATAAGCATTATTTCGGCGAAGAAAATGTTATTGACTGCACTTATCTCAATATTCCGAAAAATGATTTATCCGCACATCTTGAGGCTTTAATTTGCGGATTGGTATTGGGTACTTATCGTATTGGTCTGTACAAAACGGCTGCTCTGCCCGAATCTCTTTGGAACAGCGACACCGCCGTTTTTTCTTTGATATTGCCCAAGCGCAGCAACATCAAGCCCGAAACCTTAGAAAATGCTTATACGCTGGCGCGTATTTTATCCAAAGTGTATGATTATGTAAATACACCTTCTAATTATAAAACACCCGAAACACTTGCAAAATGGGCAGAAGAAGCCGCAAAAAGGCAAAATTTTAAGGTAAAAGTATATGATAAAAAAGAGGCAAAGAAAGTTGGTTTTCACGCTTTGCTGGCAGTGGGGCGCGGCAGCGAAAACGACCCTTGTATGATTGTATTGGATTATAAACCCAAAGGTATTGATAAAGAAACCCTGACTACCATAGCAGTGGTGGGCAAAGGTATTACTTTTGATACAGGAGGCATTTCTATCAAACCATCTGCCAATATGCACTATATGCGCAGTGATATGGCAGGTGCTGCCGCCGTGTTGGGCATTGTAGAAGCCTGTGCTGCTTTGAAATTGCCGTTGCACATAGTGGGCGTTGTGGCTGCCGCCGAAAATATGGTCGGCGACAAAGCCTATCGTCCGGGTGATGTTATTGATTCTTATTCGGGAAAAACCATAGAAGTACTCGATACCGATGCCGAAGGGCGTTTGGTATTGGCAGATGCACTTGCCTTTGCTTGCCGCGAAGAAAAACCCGCCGTAGTGATTGATATGGCTACACTCACCGGCTCTTGCGTGCGGGCACTCGGCACTAATGCCGCCGGATTATTTACCAACAACGACACTCTGGCGCAGCAACTCCTGCAAGCGGGCGAACGCAGTGGCGAGCGACTGTGGCGTTTGCCGCTTTGGGACGCTTACGCCGAAGAGTTGCAGTCTGATATTGCAGATGTAAAAATATCAGTCTCAAACCTGTGGCAGATGCTATCGTAG
- a CDS encoding NYN domain-containing protein has translation MNENNNNVAIYLDFENLALSADTVYPSKTRPLLIEPIVDYATTKGNIAIKRAYADWSKTMFMQYQSMLMQQGFELVHLPETNSQGKNGSDVRLAIDVMEHLEMYPKINTIVIGSGDSDFVPLIQRVRMRSKEVIAMGFEHSVGRLVKINSVEFKPLEELLGRPEEASPISDLLAEPLDPTDGKELLMRFIKSRSSEEPVSLYGLKQDLIRLDSSFSEKRMGFNSFRQFVESFKDLVEKVEKDDRSKASMVYFKEGVMAVAVKTEAHKDVRKEAAVFLKQVARYQKNIEKRKILSKVLFDMMQEKKAMSMTQMTEALDKKLKDFSRIDIRKYINTLFEGKALKNYNQNTEGPLLQRPMIIRPTINNADILEQVYIGGISFILKDKYPTLESEDIRNLLGLPAAS, from the coding sequence ATGAACGAAAATAACAACAACGTAGCTATTTATTTAGATTTTGAAAATTTAGCCCTTTCTGCCGATACCGTTTACCCTTCCAAAACACGCCCACTACTTATAGAACCCATCGTGGATTATGCCACCACCAAAGGCAATATTGCCATCAAAAGAGCTTATGCCGACTGGTCAAAGACGATGTTTATGCAATATCAAAGTATGCTGATGCAGCAAGGTTTTGAGTTGGTGCATTTGCCGGAAACCAATTCGCAGGGTAAAAACGGCTCTGATGTGCGCTTGGCGATAGATGTAATGGAGCATTTGGAAATGTACCCGAAAATCAACACCATTGTTATTGGCTCGGGCGACAGCGACTTTGTGCCGCTTATTCAGCGCGTGCGTATGCGCAGCAAAGAAGTAATCGCGATGGGATTTGAACACAGCGTGGGGCGTTTGGTAAAAATAAACAGTGTGGAGTTCAAGCCCTTGGAAGAACTGCTCGGCAGACCCGAAGAAGCCTCACCTATTTCGGATTTGCTCGCCGAACCGCTCGACCCCACAGACGGCAAAGAATTGTTGATGCGTTTTATAAAATCGCGCAGCAGCGAAGAACCCGTTTCGCTATATGGCTTAAAGCAGGATTTAATTCGCTTAGACTCTTCTTTTTCGGAAAAACGCATGGGCTTCAATTCTTTCCGGCAATTTGTAGAGTCTTTTAAGGATTTGGTAGAAAAAGTGGAAAAAGACGACAGAAGCAAAGCGAGTATGGTATATTTTAAAGAAGGTGTGATGGCGGTAGCAGTAAAAACAGAAGCACACAAAGACGTGCGCAAGGAGGCAGCTGTATTTTTGAAACAAGTGGCACGCTATCAGAAAAACATAGAAAAGCGAAAAATTTTATCCAAAGTATTATTTGATATGATGCAGGAAAAAAAGGCGATGTCTATGACACAAATGACCGAAGCCTTAGATAAAAAACTGAAAGACTTTTCAAGAATAGACATTCGGAAGTACATCAATACACTTTTTGAAGGAAAAGCACTTAAAAATTACAACCAAAACACCGAAGGTCCCCTTTTGCAACGCCCGATGATAATCCGCCCTACTATTAATAATGCCGATATTTTAGAGCAAGTGTATATTGGCGGTATCAGTTTTATTTTAAAAGATAAATACCCTACTTTGGAAAGCGAAGACATTCGCAATTTATTGGGTTTGCCTGCCGCTTCCTGA
- a CDS encoding gliding motility-associated C-terminal domain-containing protein, translating to MKPVFYFTIILLLLGSFTALRAQHSAPILQCVHNVSGGGVEIAWTDTDNCGANFVATHIFVGNDAAGPFTNVQTLNDPAVNSFIWSNPSGGMVYVFVQNECTDNNSYPSDTISNAELPPPQIIRVEVLGGKSVVEWEPVELPNVFGYIIYGDGPVPIDTLYDPESGIYQDTPGTPNFNIESYTVSTIDSCLNSGTYNPLHSSIYFEIDFDTCTNVLNMSWTAYKGWAAQEYIVYKIDPSNGFSIAIDTVAGTQLTYTYTADPTDPYRVFSIKAVGSSINETSNSNRVPILFPTFDLPQYIYCRNATVTNEEVNLEWYVEAGATPNRLIINRGTTSSDLEKIINLGSFPLSAQIAFVDNGANPQREAYYYNMVAEDKCGSDILSEEVRTMFLTGNGNFDYTNTIYWNKFEIPHGTVQSYRVWRDIGNGYQAAGNLAPNDTVFTDNISDITLQGGAEFCYRIEAIFELNLPTPPAVSEVLSSFSNDFCIGQNSRIFMPNAFRPNGGVTPVFKPLIQFANYDDYSMIVFNRWGEILFQTSNPDEGWDGTANEREVPQDVYSYIVRMKSLNGLELERKGTVLLLR from the coding sequence ATGAAACCTGTTTTTTATTTTACCATAATTTTATTGTTGCTGGGCAGTTTTACCGCCTTGCGTGCGCAGCATAGTGCACCTATTTTGCAATGTGTACATAATGTAAGCGGCGGCGGTGTAGAAATTGCCTGGACGGATACCGATAATTGCGGAGCAAATTTTGTGGCTACCCATATTTTTGTCGGCAACGATGCCGCCGGTCCTTTTACCAATGTACAAACCCTGAACGACCCCGCTGTCAATAGTTTTATATGGAGCAACCCTTCGGGCGGTATGGTATATGTTTTTGTTCAAAACGAATGTACCGACAACAACTCCTATCCTTCGGATACCATCAGCAATGCCGAATTGCCGCCGCCGCAAATTATTCGGGTGGAGGTATTGGGTGGCAAATCGGTGGTAGAGTGGGAGCCTGTAGAATTACCCAATGTATTTGGGTATATCATTTATGGCGATGGTCCTGTACCTATCGATACGCTCTACGATCCGGAATCGGGTATTTATCAAGATACCCCCGGTACTCCCAATTTTAATATAGAATCTTATACCGTTTCTACTATTGACAGTTGCCTCAATTCGGGTACATATAATCCCCTGCATTCCAGCATTTATTTTGAAATAGACTTTGATACCTGTACCAATGTGCTCAATATGAGCTGGACAGCGTACAAAGGTTGGGCAGCACAAGAGTATATTGTGTATAAAATAGACCCCTCTAATGGTTTTTCTATTGCTATTGATACCGTAGCCGGCACACAACTCACCTATACTTACACCGCTGACCCCACCGACCCCTATCGCGTATTTAGTATAAAAGCGGTGGGTAGCAGCATCAACGAAACTTCCAACTCCAACAGAGTACCCATTCTCTTTCCTACTTTTGATTTGCCGCAATATATTTATTGCCGCAACGCAACGGTAACAAATGAGGAGGTGAATTTGGAATGGTATGTAGAAGCAGGAGCCACACCCAACCGCCTCATTATCAATCGCGGTACAACGAGCAGCGATTTGGAAAAAATCATCAATTTAGGTTCTTTTCCACTTTCTGCCCAAATTGCCTTTGTGGATAATGGAGCGAATCCGCAGCGCGAGGCTTATTATTATAATATGGTAGCCGAAGATAAGTGCGGCTCTGATATTCTTTCGGAGGAGGTGCGCACTATGTTTTTAACCGGAAATGGTAATTTTGATTACACCAACACGATTTATTGGAATAAATTTGAAATACCACATGGTACTGTTCAGAGCTATCGGGTGTGGCGCGATATTGGTAATGGCTATCAGGCTGCGGGCAATTTAGCTCCCAACGATACCGTTTTTACGGATAATATTTCTGATATTACCCTGCAAGGCGGAGCAGAATTTTGTTATCGTATCGAAGCTATTTTTGAACTCAACCTACCCACGCCACCCGCAGTGAGCGAAGTATTGAGCAGTTTTTCCAATGATTTTTGTATCGGACAAAATTCTCGCATTTTTATGCCCAATGCTTTTCGTCCGAATGGCGGTGTAACACCTGTATTCAAGCCGCTTATTCAGTTTGCCAATTATGATGATTACAGTATGATAGTTTTTAATCGTTGGGGCGAAATTTTGTTCCAAACCTCCAATCCCGACGAAGGGTGGGACGGTACTGCCAATGAGCGCGAAGTGCCTCAAGATGTGTATTCTTATATTGTTCGTATGAAATCGCTCAATGGTTTAGAGTTGGAGCGCAAAGGAACAGTGCTGCTGTTGAGATAA